The proteins below are encoded in one region of Apostichopus japonicus isolate 1M-3 chromosome 22, ASM3797524v1, whole genome shotgun sequence:
- the LOC139963670 gene encoding ATP-dependent DNA helicase DDX31-like isoform X1 produces the protein MDGSGGLMLNIFASNKFKVPVILCCLYFPFICRSVTTFLGRKPDNERNLRKRKWMSPRENDTAVEGSSRNRRNLKGTDSTENKGTLDGSEKKRARRDDKPGQTPQYGSGQVFSSLFRKNPDIPKLMASNVQQTKEDVFSIKFFKELNLHPFMISNLEKQMGFEHATSVQAKAIPVVMKGGDVLVKSQTGSGKTLAFSIPIIQSLQCAQPKVQRSDGVYAVILAPTRELALQSFETLQTLVKPFNWIVPGCITGGERKKSEKARLRKGVNVLVATPGRLVDHILNTSSLQFWKLRWLVLDEADRLLDMGFEKDVAAILNAINSQSEGCQRLLLSATLTQGVERLAGIALTNPTFIDVAKDEAVVLPSTKDQSDYVPEEELLSTKPTPVAEEEDFNFTIPDTLEQYYMIVPSKLRLVTLFALILSKSTRSSKTKMLIFLSNRDSVEFHYNLLNQMLCPGGKENANNTGLKIFRLHGSMEQKVRRDVYEEFHNKGKGILLCTDVAARGLDLPDVDWIVQYNTPGTPAEYVHRVGRTARVGRLGHAVIFLGPSEAEYVKTLQGHKISVKAVDYSEILQTLVRHAPAELLTEEHFNGRPPKTMEEAATRLQKKLENYVHSESDHTKLAQQAYHSFIRAYATYPSSLKHIFHIKKLHLGHVAKSFGLREAPSKFKSQGPKLTATQKHALQQQRRGQTHGKGKKKRSDTSEFGSGLDGQLASPKAAKMTNQKRKMSKQRKVNR, from the exons ATGGACGGTTCGGGAGGATTAATGCTTAATATCTTCGCTTCTAATAAATTCAAAGTACCGGTAATACTATGCTGCCTTTATTTTCCGTTTATCTGTCGTTCAGTCACAACGTTCCTAGGCCGA AAACCAGATAATGAAAGAAACCTGCGGAAGCGCAAGTGGATGTCACCCAGGGAGAACGACACAGCAGTAGAAGGATCATCAAGGAACCGACGGAATCTTAAAGGTACAGATTCTACAGAGAACAAAGGAACGTTAGATGGATCAGAAAAGAAAAGGGCAAGGAGAGATGACAAACCAGGACAGACGCCCCAATATGGCTCTGGACAAGTCTTTTCATCTCTGTTCAGGAAGAATCCAGATATTCCTAAACTTATGGC TTCAAATGTTCAACAAACGAAGGAAGACGTTTTTTCCATAAAATTCTTCAAAGAATTAAACCTGCACCCCTTTATG ATTTCCAATCTTGAGAAACAAATGGGGTTTGAGCATGCCACCTCAGTTCAAGCAAAGGCTATTCCAGTAGTAATGAAAGGCGGCGATGTCTTAGTCAAATCACAGACTGGCTCTG GTAAAACTCTAGCATTTAGTATCCCTATTATCCAGTCTCTACAGTGTGCACAACCGAAAGTTCAAAGGTCAGACGGTGTTTATGCCGTGATACTAGCTCCAACCAGAGAG CTTGCATTGCAGAGTTTTGAGACATTGCAGACCCTTGTGAAG CCTTTCAATTGGATTGTTCCCGGCTGTATTACtggaggagagagaaaaaagtcTGAAAAGGCCCGACTCAGGAAGGGTGTGAACGTGTTGGTGGCCACCCCGGGTCGACTGGTAGACCACATCCTGAACACCTCTTCGTTACAATTCTGGAAGTTGAGATGGTTGGTCCTAGACGAAGCCGATAG GTTGTTGGACATGGGCTTTGAGAAGGACGTAGCGGCCATCTTGAATGCTATTAATAGCCAATCGGAAGGATGCCAGAGATTACTGCTATCGGCAACATTGACACAAG GTGTGGAGAGATTGGCTGGTATCGCCCTCACCAACCCGACATTCATCGACGTAGCCAAAGATGAAGCAGTGGTGTTGCCGTCGACCAAAGACCAAAGCGATTACGTACCGGAGGAGGAACTCTTATCGACAAAGCCTACACCAGTAGCGGAGGAAGAAGATTTTAATTTTACCATCCCAGACACTCTGGAACAATATTACATGATCGTGCCCAGCAAACTCAGATTAGTCACCCTCTTTGCCTTAATTCTCTCAAAATCTACG CGATCTTCAAAGACCAAGATGCTGATTTTTCTATCCAATCGAGACTCGGTAGAATTTCATTACAATTTGCTGAATCAAATGCTTTGTCCTGGAGGGAAGGAAAACGCGAATAATACGGGATTAAAAATATTTCGCCTTCACGGGAGTATGGAACAAAAG GTTCGCAGAGATGTTTACGAAGAGTTTCACAACAAAGGAAAGGGTATCCTGCTGTGTACG GATGTCGCTGCCCGAGGGTTAGATTTACCTGATGTCGATTGGATAGTACAA TACAATACTCCAGGGACGCCCGCTGAATACGTTCATCGAGTCGGCCGGACTGCCAGGGTCGGCAGGTTGGGTCACGCCGTCATATTCCTCGGTCCATCGGAAGCGGAATACGTTAAGACCTTGCAAGGTCACAAAATAAG TGTCAAGGCAGTAGACTACAGTGAGATTCTCCAGACATTAGTTCGGCATGCACCAGCAGAATTACTCACGGAGGAACATTTCAACGGACGTCCTCCTAAGACCATGGAAGAAGCAGCGACCAGGTTGCAGAAGAAACTGGAAAATTACGTTCATTCTGAATCCGATCACACTAAACTTGCCCAACAAG CCTACCATTCATTTATCAGAGCCTATGCCACGTACCCATCTTCCTTAAAGCACATCTTTCACATCAAGAAACTCCACCTGGGTCATGTCGCGAAAAGCTTCGGCCTTCGAGAAGCTCCATCGAAGTTCAAATCCCAAGGCCCAAAGTTAACAGCTACTCAGAAACATGCCCTCCAGCAACA
- the LOC139963670 gene encoding ATP-dependent DNA helicase DDX31-like isoform X2: MDGSGGLMLNIFASNKFKVPKPDNERNLRKRKWMSPRENDTAVEGSSRNRRNLKGTDSTENKGTLDGSEKKRARRDDKPGQTPQYGSGQVFSSLFRKNPDIPKLMASNVQQTKEDVFSIKFFKELNLHPFMISNLEKQMGFEHATSVQAKAIPVVMKGGDVLVKSQTGSGKTLAFSIPIIQSLQCAQPKVQRSDGVYAVILAPTRELALQSFETLQTLVKPFNWIVPGCITGGERKKSEKARLRKGVNVLVATPGRLVDHILNTSSLQFWKLRWLVLDEADRLLDMGFEKDVAAILNAINSQSEGCQRLLLSATLTQGVERLAGIALTNPTFIDVAKDEAVVLPSTKDQSDYVPEEELLSTKPTPVAEEEDFNFTIPDTLEQYYMIVPSKLRLVTLFALILSKSTRSSKTKMLIFLSNRDSVEFHYNLLNQMLCPGGKENANNTGLKIFRLHGSMEQKVRRDVYEEFHNKGKGILLCTDVAARGLDLPDVDWIVQYNTPGTPAEYVHRVGRTARVGRLGHAVIFLGPSEAEYVKTLQGHKISVKAVDYSEILQTLVRHAPAELLTEEHFNGRPPKTMEEAATRLQKKLENYVHSESDHTKLAQQAYHSFIRAYATYPSSLKHIFHIKKLHLGHVAKSFGLREAPSKFKSQGPKLTATQKHALQQQRRGQTHGKGKKKRSDTSEFGSGLDGQLASPKAAKMTNQKRKMSKQRKVNR, translated from the exons ATGGACGGTTCGGGAGGATTAATGCTTAATATCTTCGCTTCTAATAAATTCAAAGTACCG AAACCAGATAATGAAAGAAACCTGCGGAAGCGCAAGTGGATGTCACCCAGGGAGAACGACACAGCAGTAGAAGGATCATCAAGGAACCGACGGAATCTTAAAGGTACAGATTCTACAGAGAACAAAGGAACGTTAGATGGATCAGAAAAGAAAAGGGCAAGGAGAGATGACAAACCAGGACAGACGCCCCAATATGGCTCTGGACAAGTCTTTTCATCTCTGTTCAGGAAGAATCCAGATATTCCTAAACTTATGGC TTCAAATGTTCAACAAACGAAGGAAGACGTTTTTTCCATAAAATTCTTCAAAGAATTAAACCTGCACCCCTTTATG ATTTCCAATCTTGAGAAACAAATGGGGTTTGAGCATGCCACCTCAGTTCAAGCAAAGGCTATTCCAGTAGTAATGAAAGGCGGCGATGTCTTAGTCAAATCACAGACTGGCTCTG GTAAAACTCTAGCATTTAGTATCCCTATTATCCAGTCTCTACAGTGTGCACAACCGAAAGTTCAAAGGTCAGACGGTGTTTATGCCGTGATACTAGCTCCAACCAGAGAG CTTGCATTGCAGAGTTTTGAGACATTGCAGACCCTTGTGAAG CCTTTCAATTGGATTGTTCCCGGCTGTATTACtggaggagagagaaaaaagtcTGAAAAGGCCCGACTCAGGAAGGGTGTGAACGTGTTGGTGGCCACCCCGGGTCGACTGGTAGACCACATCCTGAACACCTCTTCGTTACAATTCTGGAAGTTGAGATGGTTGGTCCTAGACGAAGCCGATAG GTTGTTGGACATGGGCTTTGAGAAGGACGTAGCGGCCATCTTGAATGCTATTAATAGCCAATCGGAAGGATGCCAGAGATTACTGCTATCGGCAACATTGACACAAG GTGTGGAGAGATTGGCTGGTATCGCCCTCACCAACCCGACATTCATCGACGTAGCCAAAGATGAAGCAGTGGTGTTGCCGTCGACCAAAGACCAAAGCGATTACGTACCGGAGGAGGAACTCTTATCGACAAAGCCTACACCAGTAGCGGAGGAAGAAGATTTTAATTTTACCATCCCAGACACTCTGGAACAATATTACATGATCGTGCCCAGCAAACTCAGATTAGTCACCCTCTTTGCCTTAATTCTCTCAAAATCTACG CGATCTTCAAAGACCAAGATGCTGATTTTTCTATCCAATCGAGACTCGGTAGAATTTCATTACAATTTGCTGAATCAAATGCTTTGTCCTGGAGGGAAGGAAAACGCGAATAATACGGGATTAAAAATATTTCGCCTTCACGGGAGTATGGAACAAAAG GTTCGCAGAGATGTTTACGAAGAGTTTCACAACAAAGGAAAGGGTATCCTGCTGTGTACG GATGTCGCTGCCCGAGGGTTAGATTTACCTGATGTCGATTGGATAGTACAA TACAATACTCCAGGGACGCCCGCTGAATACGTTCATCGAGTCGGCCGGACTGCCAGGGTCGGCAGGTTGGGTCACGCCGTCATATTCCTCGGTCCATCGGAAGCGGAATACGTTAAGACCTTGCAAGGTCACAAAATAAG TGTCAAGGCAGTAGACTACAGTGAGATTCTCCAGACATTAGTTCGGCATGCACCAGCAGAATTACTCACGGAGGAACATTTCAACGGACGTCCTCCTAAGACCATGGAAGAAGCAGCGACCAGGTTGCAGAAGAAACTGGAAAATTACGTTCATTCTGAATCCGATCACACTAAACTTGCCCAACAAG CCTACCATTCATTTATCAGAGCCTATGCCACGTACCCATCTTCCTTAAAGCACATCTTTCACATCAAGAAACTCCACCTGGGTCATGTCGCGAAAAGCTTCGGCCTTCGAGAAGCTCCATCGAAGTTCAAATCCCAAGGCCCAAAGTTAACAGCTACTCAGAAACATGCCCTCCAGCAACA